One Intestinimonas butyriciproducens genomic window, CGGCGGAGTGTGACCAACAAGGACATGAGCGAGCTGGTGGAGACCAACGATGAGTGGATTTTTTCACGGACAGGCATCCGGACCCGGCGATTTTGCGGAGAGGAGACGGCAGCGGACCTTTCGGCCGGTGCGGCCCAACAGGCGATGGAGCGGGCAGGTATCCGTCCGGAAGAGCTGGGAGCTTGTGTGGTATGCACGATCACACCGGATTATCTGGCCCCCAGTGAGGCCTGCCTGCTCCAGCGGCGGCTGGGGCTCCCGGAAGACATCCCCTGTTTTGACCTGAATGCGGGGTGCACCGGGTTTCTCTATGGGCTCCAGGTGATCCGGGGGCTGCTGTTGCAGAGCCCGAGGCGCTATGCACTGCTGGTCGGTGCGGAGGTGCTCAGCCGAATCACCGACTTTGCGGATCGGAGCACCTGCGTCCTCTTCGGGGACGGAGCCGGCGCGGCGGTGCTCACGCTGGAGGAACAGGCAGCCTGGGCCAGTACCTTGGGCGCCAGGGTAGAGGAAGAGGCCATCCTCGTGCCGGGTCCCGGACAGGAAGCACGCCCCTACATCAAGATGGACGGGCAGAAGGTGTTCCGCTTTGCGGTGGAGGCCATCCCCCGCTGTATCGGAGAGCTGTTGGGGCGGACAGGACTGGAACTGGAGGACATCGACTGGTTCGTGCCTCACCAGGCCAACCGCCGGATCATCGATCATGTGGCAAAAAAGCTGCGCCTCCCGGAGGGCCGTTTTTATCAGAATATGGAGCGCTATGGAAATACCTCGGCGGCCAGTATTCCCATTGCCCTGGATGAGATGGCGGAGTCCGGCCTGCTGCTGCGGGGCCAGAAGGTCATGTGCATCGGATTTGGCGCGGGCCTTACCTGGGGCGGCGCGCTGCTGGAATGGTAAGTAAGGAGAAAAGACGATGACGAGACTCAATGAGCTGCTGGGTACGGAATTCCCCATTGTTCAGGGCGGTATGGCCAATATTGCCACCGCCGAATTTGCCGCCGCCGTCTCTAACACCGGTGCCCTGGGACTCATCGGCGGAGGCGGCATGGATGCGGCGGGCTTTCGGGAGAGCATACGCAGGTGCAGGACCCTGACGGACCGTCCCTTTGGCGTGAATATCATGCTGATGCACCCACAGGCGGAGGAGATGGCGGATATCGCAGCGGAGGAGCGGGTGGCGGTGATCACCACCGGCGCGGGGAATCCGGCACGCTTCATCCCGCGCTGGAAGGAGTCCGGCGCCAAGGTGTTTCCGGTGGTGGCTGCGGTGGCGCTGGCCCGGCTGGTGGAGCGCGCCGGCGCGGACGGGGTCATCGCCGAGGGCACCGAGTCCGGCGGACATGTGGGGGAGCTCACCACAATGGCTCTGGTCCCGCAGGTTTGCGACGCGGTGGGCATCCCGGTGGTGGCCGCCGGAGGCATCGCGGACGCCCGTCAGCTCCTGGCGGCCTATGCTCTGGGAGCCTGCGGCGCCCAGGTGGGCACCTGCCTGCTGGTGAGTGAGGAATGCCCCATCCACCCCAATTATAAAGAGGCCGTGCTGAAGGCGAAGGACAGCGGTACGGTGGTGACGGGCCGCATCGGCGGTACGCCGGTGCGCATTTTGAAAAACGCCATGGCCCGGGCCTATGTGGCTAGGGAACGGGAGGGCGCGGCCAAGATGGAGCTGGAGCAGTTTACCTTGGGCAGCCTGCGCCGGGCCGTCTTCGAGGGAGATGTGAAAAACGGCAGCCTGATGGCGGGACAGGTGTCCGGCATGCTTCGGGAGATCCGCCCTTTGCGGGCCATCCTGGAGGAGCTGTGTGGCGGCTGCGGCGCCCACCTGCGGGAATTGGAACAGGAGGTTTTCTCATGAAAGTGGCTTTTCTGTATGCGGGACAGGGCACCCAGCACCCGGGGATGGGGCGGGATCTCTATGAGACCTATCCCGCCTTTCGCTCTGTATTTGAAAGCGCCAAAGTGGATTTCGATCTGGAAAAGGTCTGTTTTGAGGGCCCGGACGAGACTCTGAATCAAACCCAGTATACCCAGCCCTGTATGGTGGCCTTTGCCACCGGCGTGACGGAGGTATTACAGGAGAAGGGCGTCCGGCCTTCCGTGACCGCAGGGCTCAGCCTGGGCGAGTACTCTGCCCTGCACGCCTCTGGAGTGCTGGACCCGGCCACTGCTATCGAGCTGGTGGCGTTCCGGGGAAAGGCCATGGCGGAAGCGGTCCAGGGGCGCCCCAGTGCCATGGCGGCCATTTTTATGCTGGGAAGGGAGGCGCTCCAGGCCTGCTGTGACGCGGCCTCCCATCTAGGGGTGGCCGAGATCGCCAACCTCAACTGCCCCGGACAGATCGTCATCGGGGGAGACGCCCTGGCTGTGGAAGAGGCGGGACGTCTGGCACTGGAGGCGGGTGCCAGACGTGTGATCCCCCTCAAAGTGAGCGGACCCTTCCACACCTCGCTGATGGCGCCGGCGGGCAGGGCCCTGGAGGAGCGGCTGAAGGGAGTGGAGTTCGGGCCCATGGAGGTGCCCACGCTCTTTAACTGCCTGGGAGGTCCCATGCGGGAGGGAGATACCATCCCAGGCCTTCTGGTGCGGCAGGTGCAGAACAGCGTCCACATGGAGGACAGCATTCGCTTCCTGGAGGCCCAGGGGGTGGACACCGTGGTGGAGATCGGGCCCGGTAAGGCGCTCTCCGGCTTTGTAAAAAAGACAGCCAAGGGAATCAAGACCTATGCGGTAGAGACGGCAGAGGACCTGGAACATGTCGTCTCCGTCCTGAAAGGAGCGTGACCCATGGAGCTGGAAGGGAAAGCGGCGCTGGTCACCGGCGGCAGCCGCGGCATTGGAAGGGCGGTCTGCCTGGAGCTGGCCCGGCGCGGCGCATGTGTGGCCGTGAATTATGCGGGAAACGCGGCGGCAGCGGAGGAGACTGTGGAGTCCTGCAAAGCGATGGGAGTGGATGCCTTTTCCGTACAGGCCGACGTGGCGGATGCCGCGGCCTGTGACGCCATGGTCAAAGAGGTGGTGTCCCGGTTTGGGCGGCTAGATATCCTGGTCAACAACGCCGGGATTACCCGGGACGGCCTGATGCCCATGCTGAAGGATGCCGACTGGGATGCGGTGCTGGACGCCAATCTAAAGGGGGCGTTTCACTGCATGCGGGCGGCTTACCGGCCCATGATGAAACAGAAATACGGACGTGTGGTGAATCTCTCCAGTATTGTGGGCCTGCGGGGCAACGCGGGACAGGCCAACTACGCCGCCAGCAAGGCGGGGCTCATCGGCCTTACCAAGTCCATGGCCAAAGAGCTGGCCGGACGGAACGTCACGGTAAACGCGGTGGCCCCCGGTTTTATCGATACCGATATGACAGCGGCGCTCCCCGAAAAGGCGCGGGAGTCCATGCTGGCCTCCATCCCCATGGGGAGATTGGGCCAGGGGGAGGACGTGGCGAAGGCGGTGGCCTTTTTCGCAGGGGACGGGGCCGGATATGTGACGGGACAGGTCCTCTGTGTGGACGGCGGCATGGCCGTATAAATAAGGAGGAGACCATGGAGAAGAGAAGGGTAGTCATTACCGGTATGGGAGCGGTCACGCCCCTGGGGCTTACCGTGGAGGAGAGCTGGCTGGCAGTACGGGCGGGGACCTGCGGCATCGCACCCATCACCCTGTACGATACCTCCGGTATGAAGGCCAAGCTGGCGGGCGAGGTAAAGGGGTTTGAGCCCGCCGACTATATGGAAAAGCGGGAGGCGCGGAAGATGGACCGCTTTGCCCAGTTCGCCTTGGCCGCCGCCGGAGAGGCGGTGGCGCAGAGCGGGCTGGAGTTCTCCGCCGAGGACCCCTATCGGTGTGGGCTCATCGTCTCCTGCGGCATCGGAGGGCTCACCACCATGCAGCATGAGTGCGCCAAAGGGGAGGCAAAGGGGTATGACAGGATATCCCCCTTCTTTATTCCCATGGCCATCGGCAACATGGCCGCGGCTCAGATCGCCATCAAATATGGGATCACAGGCATGGCGACATGTCCCACTACGGCCTGCGCGGGAGGGACCAACGCCGTGGGCGACGCCCTCCGACAGGTCCGGGACGGCTATGCCGATGTGGTCCTCTGCGGGGGCGCGGAGGCCGTTGTCAACGAGCTGGCCATGGGGGGCTTTACCTCCATGCACGCCCTGAGCACGGCGGAGGAGCCGGACAGGGCTTCCATCCCCTTTGACGCGGCGCGCAGCGGCTTTGTGATGGGTGAAGGGGCCGGCATTCTGGTGCTGGAGGAGCTGAAACACGCCCGGCGGCGGCGGGCGCCCATCCTGGCGGAGGTGGTGGGCTATGGCGCCACCTGCGACGCCCACCACATCACGGCCCCCGCACTGGGCGGCGCGGGAGCCGCCCGGTGCATGACCATGGCCCTGGCGGATGCGGGCGTGGAGCCGGAGCAGGTGGACTATATCAACGCCCACGGCACCTCCACCCCGATGAACGACGTCTGTGAGACGCAGGCGGTCAAAACTGCCTTTGGAGCACACGCCCACAGGCTGATGATGAGTTCCACCAAGTCCATGACCGGCCATATGCTAGGGGCAGCCGGAGCGGTGGAGGCCATTTTCACCGCGCTCAGCCTGAAGGAGGACTTTGCCCCCGCCACCATCGGCTATCGGGAACCCGATCCGGAGTGCGATCTGGATATTGTGCCCAACGAGGGCCGGAAGGCCCTGCTCCGCTATGCCATGTCCAACTCCCTGGGGTTCGGCGGCCATAACGCCAGTATTCTGCTGAAGAAATGGGAGGCATGAAGAGATGGAACTGAACGCCAATCAGATCCAGGAGATCATTCCCCATCGTCCGCCCTTCCTGCTGGTGGACAGGATCACCGACTACGAGCCCGGCGTATGGGCCAAAGGCAGAAAGGCGGTTACCGTCAACGAGCCCTTTTTTGCCGGACATTTCCCGCAGCGCCACGTCATGCCGGGAGTGCTCATCATTGAGGCTCTGGCCCAGGTGGGAGCGGTGGCGATCCTGTCTCTGCCGGAAAACAGAGGAAAAATCGCGTTCTTCGGCGGGATCAAAAATGCACGCTTCAAACGGCAGGTGGTGCCCGGCGACG contains:
- a CDS encoding beta-ketoacyl-ACP synthase III; this encodes MRGLKMISTGRCLPRRSVTNKDMSELVETNDEWIFSRTGIRTRRFCGEETAADLSAGAAQQAMERAGIRPEELGACVVCTITPDYLAPSEACLLQRRLGLPEDIPCFDLNAGCTGFLYGLQVIRGLLLQSPRRYALLVGAEVLSRITDFADRSTCVLFGDGAGAAVLTLEEQAAWASTLGARVEEEAILVPGPGQEARPYIKMDGQKVFRFAVEAIPRCIGELLGRTGLELEDIDWFVPHQANRRIIDHVAKKLRLPEGRFYQNMERYGNTSAASIPIALDEMAESGLLLRGQKVMCIGFGAGLTWGGALLEW
- a CDS encoding nitronate monooxygenase produces the protein MTRLNELLGTEFPIVQGGMANIATAEFAAAVSNTGALGLIGGGGMDAAGFRESIRRCRTLTDRPFGVNIMLMHPQAEEMADIAAEERVAVITTGAGNPARFIPRWKESGAKVFPVVAAVALARLVERAGADGVIAEGTESGGHVGELTTMALVPQVCDAVGIPVVAAGGIADARQLLAAYALGACGAQVGTCLLVSEECPIHPNYKEAVLKAKDSGTVVTGRIGGTPVRILKNAMARAYVAREREGAAKMELEQFTLGSLRRAVFEGDVKNGSLMAGQVSGMLREIRPLRAILEELCGGCGAHLRELEQEVFS
- the fabD gene encoding ACP S-malonyltransferase, with the protein product MKVAFLYAGQGTQHPGMGRDLYETYPAFRSVFESAKVDFDLEKVCFEGPDETLNQTQYTQPCMVAFATGVTEVLQEKGVRPSVTAGLSLGEYSALHASGVLDPATAIELVAFRGKAMAEAVQGRPSAMAAIFMLGREALQACCDAASHLGVAEIANLNCPGQIVIGGDALAVEEAGRLALEAGARRVIPLKVSGPFHTSLMAPAGRALEERLKGVEFGPMEVPTLFNCLGGPMREGDTIPGLLVRQVQNSVHMEDSIRFLEAQGVDTVVEIGPGKALSGFVKKTAKGIKTYAVETAEDLEHVVSVLKGA
- the fabG gene encoding 3-oxoacyl-[acyl-carrier-protein] reductase, coding for MELEGKAALVTGGSRGIGRAVCLELARRGACVAVNYAGNAAAAEETVESCKAMGVDAFSVQADVADAAACDAMVKEVVSRFGRLDILVNNAGITRDGLMPMLKDADWDAVLDANLKGAFHCMRAAYRPMMKQKYGRVVNLSSIVGLRGNAGQANYAASKAGLIGLTKSMAKELAGRNVTVNAVAPGFIDTDMTAALPEKARESMLASIPMGRLGQGEDVAKAVAFFAGDGAGYVTGQVLCVDGGMAV
- the fabF gene encoding beta-ketoacyl-ACP synthase II gives rise to the protein MEKRRVVITGMGAVTPLGLTVEESWLAVRAGTCGIAPITLYDTSGMKAKLAGEVKGFEPADYMEKREARKMDRFAQFALAAAGEAVAQSGLEFSAEDPYRCGLIVSCGIGGLTTMQHECAKGEAKGYDRISPFFIPMAIGNMAAAQIAIKYGITGMATCPTTACAGGTNAVGDALRQVRDGYADVVLCGGAEAVVNELAMGGFTSMHALSTAEEPDRASIPFDAARSGFVMGEGAGILVLEELKHARRRRAPILAEVVGYGATCDAHHITAPALGGAGAARCMTMALADAGVEPEQVDYINAHGTSTPMNDVCETQAVKTAFGAHAHRLMMSSTKSMTGHMLGAAGAVEAIFTALSLKEDFAPATIGYREPDPECDLDIVPNEGRKALLRYAMSNSLGFGGHNASILLKKWEA
- the fabZ gene encoding 3-hydroxyacyl-ACP dehydratase FabZ, producing MELNANQIQEIIPHRPPFLLVDRITDYEPGVWAKGRKAVTVNEPFFAGHFPQRHVMPGVLIIEALAQVGAVAILSLPENRGKIAFFGGIKNARFKRQVVPGDVLELSCELVERRGSVGFGKAVAKVDGKVAAQGELTFAIG